A window of the Desulfotignum phosphitoxidans DSM 13687 genome harbors these coding sequences:
- the trpC gene encoding indole-3-glycerol phosphate synthase TrpC produces the protein MAVSGFLKTMQEIKQAEIADHRRRMPLASLRREAETLAAPPDFKAAMTAGTPADIGIIAEIKKASPSKGDLRADLDPAAYARIYETAGARAISVLTESVYFKGGLADLKTVCTHTGLPVLRKDFIIHEYQIYEARQAGAGAVLIITTMLSSDQQSDFIHLVKELDMAPLVEICSEWEMDQALTTGADIVGINNRNLSTLEVDPNAAIRIAPLFPQEIIPVAASGFSCRKDIQTGIHAGIFNFLIGESIVKSEDPDVFIRSLKNDD, from the coding sequence ATGGCGGTCTCCGGATTTTTGAAAACCATGCAGGAAATCAAACAAGCTGAAATTGCCGACCACCGGCGGCGCATGCCGCTGGCTTCCCTGCGGCGGGAAGCGGAAACCCTTGCGGCCCCGCCGGATTTTAAAGCGGCCATGACAGCCGGCACCCCGGCAGACATCGGCATTATCGCGGAAATCAAAAAAGCCTCCCCATCCAAAGGAGACCTGCGAGCGGATCTTGATCCGGCCGCATACGCAAGGATCTATGAAACCGCCGGGGCCCGGGCCATTTCCGTGCTCACGGAATCGGTCTATTTCAAAGGCGGTCTGGCGGATCTTAAAACCGTTTGTACGCACACGGGTTTGCCGGTGCTCAGAAAAGATTTTATCATCCATGAATATCAGATTTATGAAGCCAGGCAGGCCGGAGCCGGGGCTGTATTAATCATCACCACGATGCTGTCTTCGGACCAGCAAAGCGATTTCATTCATCTGGTCAAAGAATTGGACATGGCACCCCTGGTGGAAATATGTTCTGAATGGGAAATGGACCAGGCCCTGACCACCGGGGCGGACATTGTAGGAATCAACAACCGGAACCTGTCTACCCTGGAAGTGGACCCGAATGCAGCCATCCGCATCGCACCGTTGTTTCCCCAAGAGATCATTCCGGTGGCAGCATCCGGTTTTTCCTGTCGCAAAGATATTCAGACAGGCATACACGCCGGCATATTTAATTTTCTGATCGGGGAAAGCATTGTCAAATCAGAAGATCCAGACGTATTTATCCGGTCATTGAAAAACGATGACTGA
- the trpD gene encoding anthranilate phosphoribosyltransferase has translation MTFTQYLNQIIRGHDLTQDQAAEMITHIFSGTITPAQTGAFMAALATKGECFEELAGGALAMRRKALRVQTLDQTVIDIVGTGGDGTGTFNISTTASFVVAGAGITVAKHGNRSVSSKCGSADVLEALGVNLAADPEIIEEAINEIGIGFMFAPLYHGSMKHAMTARKECGIRSIFNMLGPLTNPAAASCQVVGVYAPALTEMFANALHLLGVRRAFVVHGHDGMDEITTTDLTRVSELCDGRIKSYDLDPLTYFDDYADPETLQGGDAKENAAILTRILSGEKGAPRDIVLINAGAGLVAANAAADIRQGIQMAADSIDSGRAMKKLEALVQYTRENA, from the coding sequence ATGACTTTCACCCAATATCTGAACCAGATCATCCGAGGCCATGACCTGACCCAGGATCAGGCCGCGGAAATGATCACCCATATTTTTTCCGGCACCATCACTCCGGCCCAGACCGGTGCGTTTATGGCAGCCCTGGCCACCAAAGGGGAGTGTTTTGAAGAGCTGGCCGGCGGCGCACTTGCCATGCGCCGCAAAGCGCTGAGGGTCCAGACCCTGGATCAAACCGTCATTGATATCGTGGGCACCGGCGGAGACGGCACCGGTACATTCAATATTTCCACCACGGCTTCGTTTGTGGTGGCCGGAGCAGGCATCACGGTTGCAAAACACGGCAATCGGAGTGTGTCCAGCAAATGCGGGTCCGCCGATGTGCTGGAAGCGCTTGGAGTCAATCTGGCAGCTGATCCTGAAATCATTGAGGAGGCCATCAATGAAATCGGTATTGGATTTATGTTCGCCCCCCTGTATCACGGCAGCATGAAACATGCCATGACAGCCAGGAAAGAATGCGGCATCCGCAGCATTTTCAATATGCTGGGCCCATTGACCAATCCCGCAGCTGCGTCCTGTCAGGTGGTGGGTGTTTATGCGCCGGCCCTGACGGAAATGTTTGCCAATGCCCTGCATCTGCTGGGTGTCAGACGCGCGTTTGTGGTCCACGGCCATGACGGCATGGATGAAATCACCACCACGGATCTGACCCGGGTATCTGAACTGTGTGATGGCCGGATCAAATCCTATGACCTGGATCCATTGACCTATTTTGACGACTATGCCGATCCTGAAACGCTGCAAGGCGGCGATGCCAAAGAAAACGCAGCCATTCTTACCCGAATCCTGTCCGGTGAGAAAGGCGCCCCCAGAGATATTGTGCTCATCAATGCCGGGGCCGGACTGGTGGCGGCAAATGCCGCCGCAGATATCAGGCAGGGAATACAGATGGCGGCGGACTCCATTGATTCCGGCCGGGCCATGAAAAAACTGGAGGCATTGGTCCAGTACACCCGGGAGAATGCATAA
- a CDS encoding anthranilate synthase component II, producing MNVVIIDNYDSFTFNLVHYLLHTGVSVTVFRNDKISVREIKDMAPGAIVISPGPGRPEDAGISVDVVKKLSGTIPILGVCLGHQVIAQAFGGTIVHAKQIMHGKTSMVTSDGEHVFAGLVRPFSVMRYHSLAVQESDLPACLKVTARADDGEIMGLRHTDHQTQGVQFHPESFMTTVGKRLIRNFIKGAAQ from the coding sequence ATGAACGTGGTCATCATAGATAATTACGATTCCTTTACCTTTAACCTGGTCCACTATCTGCTGCACACCGGCGTATCTGTGACAGTGTTCAGAAACGATAAAATCAGTGTCCGGGAAATCAAAGACATGGCTCCCGGTGCCATTGTCATATCTCCGGGTCCGGGCCGGCCCGAAGACGCAGGCATCTCTGTGGATGTGGTGAAAAAACTGTCCGGAACCATTCCCATTCTGGGCGTGTGTCTGGGGCATCAGGTCATTGCCCAGGCATTCGGCGGCACCATTGTACATGCAAAACAGATCATGCACGGTAAAACCTCCATGGTCACGTCAGATGGCGAGCATGTCTTTGCAGGGCTTGTCCGTCCTTTTTCCGTGATGCGCTATCATTCTTTGGCAGTCCAGGAATCGGATCTGCCGGCTTGCCTTAAAGTCACGGCCCGGGCAGACGATGGTGAAATCATGGGGCTGCGTCACACCGACCATCAGACCCAGGGGGTCCAGTTTCACCCGGAATCCTTTATGACCACTGTGGGAAAACGACTGATACGCAATTTCATCAAAGGAGCGGCCCAATGA
- a CDS encoding anthranilate synthase component I family protein, with translation MILSRFPDKRRFKELAETCNVVPVCIRILADTHTPVSVLDKCRALGTQCFLLESVEGGERWARYSFLGIRPHGTVQVFSDHVSHITGTGTSEENCQSIAHNNDPLSVIRKIIQTYHPAPMPELPRFWTGLTGYVTYEMVSFFENIPVSLPETDPYAHFIIPDQMIIFDNVQQTMTCLGICYLDEKTDADAAYDRAYHDLVHLLDTVKAPASTSVDTRCPPVDLEPLMPASRYMDGVNTIKHHIREGDIFQAVFSQPFSCTTDLDPVRFYRAQRYINPSPYMFFMNFGDRVIAGSSPETMVRLENGVATLRPIAGTRPRGDTRQQDQTLADELLKDEKEKAEHVMLIDLGRNDLGRVAKAGTVQVTDTMVIERYSHVMHLVSNITCDLDSSYDALDLFRAAFPAGTLTGAPKIRAMEIISTLENRPRRIYGGAAGYISFTGNMDFAITIRTAVMENRTLTVQSGAGIVYDSDPENELTECINKAKSVESALKLALSHTDLSILPRETFHERGHHR, from the coding sequence ATGATTTTATCCAGATTTCCAGACAAACGCCGGTTCAAGGAACTGGCCGAAACCTGCAATGTGGTTCCCGTGTGCATCCGGATCCTGGCCGACACCCACACACCGGTCTCAGTGCTTGATAAATGCCGTGCCCTGGGAACCCAATGTTTTCTGCTGGAAAGTGTGGAAGGGGGGGAACGATGGGCCAGATACAGTTTTTTAGGTATCCGGCCCCACGGCACTGTGCAGGTTTTTTCCGATCATGTCTCACACATCACCGGCACCGGCACTTCGGAAGAAAACTGCCAATCCATTGCCCACAACAATGATCCTTTATCCGTGATCCGGAAGATCATACAGACATATCATCCGGCCCCCATGCCGGAACTTCCCCGTTTCTGGACCGGCCTTACCGGATATGTCACCTATGAAATGGTGTCTTTTTTTGAAAATATCCCCGTGTCCCTGCCCGAGACTGATCCGTACGCCCATTTTATCATTCCGGATCAGATGATTATTTTTGACAATGTCCAGCAGACCATGACCTGCCTGGGCATCTGTTATCTGGACGAAAAAACCGATGCCGATGCGGCGTATGACAGGGCATATCACGACCTGGTACACCTGCTTGACACGGTAAAGGCCCCGGCATCCACATCTGTGGACACCCGTTGTCCCCCGGTAGATCTTGAACCTTTGATGCCGGCATCCCGATATATGGATGGCGTGAATACCATCAAACATCATATCCGGGAAGGAGACATCTTTCAGGCCGTGTTTTCCCAGCCGTTCTCCTGCACCACCGATCTGGATCCGGTCCGGTTCTACCGGGCCCAGCGGTATATCAACCCGTCTCCGTACATGTTTTTCATGAATTTCGGCGATCGGGTCATTGCCGGATCTTCTCCGGAAACCATGGTACGCCTGGAAAACGGTGTGGCCACCCTCAGACCCATTGCCGGCACCCGGCCCCGGGGGGATACCCGCCAGCAGGATCAGACCCTGGCAGACGAACTGCTCAAAGATGAAAAAGAAAAGGCCGAACATGTGATGCTCATCGATCTGGGGCGCAACGATCTGGGACGTGTGGCCAAGGCCGGCACCGTCCAGGTGACCGATACCATGGTGATCGAACGCTATTCCCATGTCATGCATCTGGTATCCAATATCACCTGTGACCTGGATTCATCTTACGATGCCCTGGACCTGTTCCGGGCTGCATTCCCGGCCGGCACCCTCACAGGCGCGCCCAAAATCAGGGCCATGGAGATTATTTCGACACTGGAGAACCGCCCCCGCCGCATATACGGCGGCGCCGCCGGATATATTTCCTTTACCGGAAACATGGATTTTGCCATCACCATCCGCACGGCCGTCATGGAAAACCGGACCCTGACCGTTCAGTCCGGTGCCGGCATTGTGTATGATTCCGATCCTGAAAACGAACTGACAGAATGCATAAACAAGGCAAAAAGCGTGGAATCCGCTCTGAAGCTGGCGCTTTCCCATACGGATCTATCCATCTTACCCCGGGAGACTTTCCATGAACGTGGTCATCATAGATAA
- a CDS encoding CinA family nicotinamide mononucleotide deamidase-related protein, whose protein sequence is MLLLFPPVAKPCEPPAGVAYLAAALQENNIECCVSDANIQGFHYLIRQNLTATDSWSARALKNRDAILADLQDPGLYTNEDRYHQRVYDLNKLLSLAVDTTRFKVTMSDYTDRQLSPLRSRDLIKSADTCRFNPFFSFFEDQLKPVISQWDSPWVGISLCYLNQALVSFALAGWIRKNFPDKKIVMGGGLVSSWMSRPDFNHPFSGLIDHMIAGEGEIPLLDLLGKPGTTKRHYVPDFEFADKAGYISPARVLPFRTTIGCYWRKCRFCPEKAETHAYSTQRASRVLADTLALAHRFQPDTMHFIDDAMTPAFLRALARTGPRVPFTWYGFVRFEKDLADLTFCRQLKRSGCLMLKLGLESGDQAVLDRMNKGTRLDLVSRILENLHHVGIFTYVYLLFGTQFEDRSSAHTTLAFTRAHAPYIDYLNLAVFNLPRFSEETKDLETREFYQGDLSLYLNFVHPAGWDRKQVKQFLDKTFKNSWPSDPGFEKIRPFFPPTMPCFSIRTGRKNQITSTGSDNKLKKTSNRDEPMTAEILSTGDEVLLGDLVDTNSAFLCDRLKQMGIRVSQITVKGDDVAAVCETVMAISRRAKICLATGGLGPTRDDITAQACAEALEESLILNSAALASMKTYFDRRGFELTPDNEKQAWLPDSAQVLENKYGTAPGFSFQLNQCWFFCMPGVPSEMKQMMDACVAPRIQAIQGKPTRLLIRRFTVFGLHESRVGTLLTGFEDLFPGIRLGFRASFPVIEVKLVRDGDEAGNEAETFLDRAGQWVARQLGSKVVSMTGLSLEAEVGQCLARKGQTLAVAESCTGGLIAHLITQVPGSSDYFLLSAVTYANSAKIKVLGVNPQTLDTCGAVHENTALEMAVGARQVAGSDWAVSTTGIAGPGGGPTLKQVGTVCIGLAGPGGLALAKKFEFKFDDREKNKKIFAAMALELLRRHLTGEISA, encoded by the coding sequence ATGTTATTATTGTTTCCTCCGGTGGCCAAACCCTGTGAACCCCCGGCCGGGGTGGCGTACCTGGCTGCCGCGCTTCAGGAAAACAATATTGAGTGCTGCGTGTCAGATGCCAATATTCAGGGGTTTCATTACCTGATCCGACAAAATTTGACGGCAACCGATTCCTGGTCGGCCCGGGCTTTGAAAAACCGGGATGCCATCCTGGCAGACCTTCAGGATCCGGGGCTTTACACCAATGAAGACCGGTACCACCAGCGGGTGTATGATTTGAACAAACTGCTGTCTCTTGCCGTGGATACCACCCGGTTCAAGGTGACGATGAGTGATTACACCGACCGTCAACTGAGCCCGCTGCGCAGCCGGGATCTGATCAAAAGTGCGGACACCTGCCGGTTCAATCCGTTTTTTTCCTTTTTTGAAGACCAGCTCAAACCCGTAATATCCCAATGGGACTCGCCCTGGGTGGGGATCTCTTTGTGTTACCTGAACCAGGCCCTGGTCAGCTTTGCGCTGGCCGGGTGGATCCGGAAGAATTTTCCGGACAAAAAAATCGTCATGGGCGGGGGCCTGGTGTCTTCCTGGATGAGCCGGCCGGATTTCAATCATCCGTTTTCCGGACTCATTGATCACATGATTGCCGGAGAAGGAGAAATCCCGCTGCTGGATCTTTTAGGAAAACCCGGTACCACAAAACGTCATTATGTGCCGGATTTTGAGTTTGCCGACAAGGCCGGGTATATATCGCCGGCCCGGGTACTGCCCTTCAGAACCACCATCGGGTGCTACTGGCGCAAATGCCGGTTCTGTCCTGAAAAAGCGGAAACCCATGCCTACAGCACCCAGCGGGCCTCCCGGGTGCTGGCGGACACACTGGCGCTGGCACATCGGTTTCAGCCGGATACCATGCATTTTATCGATGATGCCATGACCCCGGCATTTTTGCGGGCCCTGGCCCGAACCGGCCCCAGAGTGCCGTTCACCTGGTACGGGTTTGTCCGGTTTGAAAAAGATCTGGCAGACCTCACGTTCTGCCGTCAGCTCAAACGCAGCGGATGCCTGATGCTCAAGCTGGGACTGGAGTCCGGAGATCAGGCTGTTTTGGACCGGATGAATAAAGGCACCCGCCTGGATCTGGTGTCCCGGATTCTGGAAAACCTGCACCATGTGGGCATTTTTACCTATGTGTATCTGCTGTTCGGCACCCAGTTTGAAGACCGGTCTTCCGCGCACACCACCCTGGCATTCACCCGGGCCCATGCGCCATATATTGACTATCTGAACCTGGCGGTGTTTAATCTGCCCCGGTTCAGCGAAGAAACCAAAGACCTTGAAACCAGAGAGTTTTACCAGGGCGATCTGTCGTTATACCTGAATTTTGTCCATCCGGCCGGGTGGGACAGAAAACAGGTGAAGCAGTTTCTGGATAAAACGTTTAAAAACAGTTGGCCGTCGGATCCGGGTTTCGAAAAAATCCGGCCTTTTTTTCCGCCAACCATGCCATGTTTTTCAATCCGGACTGGCAGAAAAAACCAGATAACATCCACCGGATCTGACAACAAATTGAAAAAAACATCAAACAGGGATGAACCAATGACAGCTGAAATTCTTTCCACCGGCGATGAGGTGCTGCTGGGAGATCTGGTGGACACCAACAGTGCGTTTTTATGTGACCGGCTCAAACAGATGGGCATCCGGGTGTCCCAGATCACGGTCAAAGGTGATGATGTGGCCGCGGTGTGCGAAACTGTGATGGCCATTTCCCGGCGGGCCAAGATCTGTCTGGCCACGGGCGGGCTGGGGCCGACCCGGGATGATATCACAGCACAGGCCTGTGCAGAGGCCCTGGAAGAATCTTTGATTTTGAATTCCGCGGCCCTGGCATCCATGAAAACCTATTTTGACCGCCGGGGATTTGAATTGACCCCGGACAATGAAAAACAGGCCTGGCTGCCGGATTCCGCCCAGGTGCTGGAAAATAAATACGGCACTGCGCCGGGGTTTTCATTTCAGCTCAACCAGTGCTGGTTCTTCTGCATGCCCGGGGTGCCGTCTGAAATGAAACAGATGATGGATGCATGCGTGGCCCCCCGTATTCAAGCCATTCAAGGCAAACCGACCCGGCTGCTTATCCGGCGGTTCACCGTGTTCGGGCTTCATGAATCCCGGGTGGGCACATTGCTGACCGGGTTTGAAGATCTGTTCCCCGGCATCCGTCTGGGATTCAGGGCCAGTTTTCCCGTGATTGAAGTCAAGCTGGTCCGTGATGGGGATGAAGCTGGCAACGAAGCGGAAACCTTTCTGGACCGGGCCGGACAATGGGTGGCCCGGCAGCTGGGCAGCAAAGTGGTGTCTATGACCGGCCTGTCTCTGGAAGCGGAAGTGGGGCAATGCCTGGCCCGGAAAGGCCAGACCCTGGCTGTGGCGGAATCCTGCACCGGCGGACTGATTGCCCATTTGATCACCCAGGTGCCGGGCAGTTCGGATTATTTTTTACTGTCTGCGGTCACCTATGCCAATTCCGCCAAAATCAAGGTGCTGGGGGTCAATCCCCAAACCCTTGATACCTGCGGGGCCGTGCATGAAAATACGGCCCTGGAAATGGCTGTTGGGGCAAGGCAGGTGGCAGGATCGGACTGGGCCGTTTCCACCACCGGTATTGCCGGGCCCGGCGGGGGGCCGACACTGAAACAGGTGGGTACTGTGTGCATCGGGCTGGCCGGTCCCGGCGGTCTTGCTTTGGCAAAAAAATTTGAGTTCAAATTTGATGACCGGGAAAAAAACAAGAAAATTTTTGCCGCCATGGCCCTGGAACTGCTCAGGCGGCATCTGACAGGTGAAATATCTGCGTAA
- a CDS encoding alpha/beta hydrolase: MQILQTQFTVDQLVLKGELFLPDTPRPPVVVGSHGLEGSRFSAKQQVLSRLLPENGMAFFRFDHRGCGDSQGDFVWETSLEKRSRDFLAAVAHVKDLNKTGPQLGVFGSSMGGATCINAWQTLENTFGRLAGGVLCAAPLKSRTIHNIPTRATETRPALPLAFFEKNLLFDLTDKAFSLHHVLVFHGDADRIVPVENARILLETMQSPKHIIIQKYGDHSMSAPRDQAEFETKALAWFTQIFHLSDAA; the protein is encoded by the coding sequence ATGCAGATCCTTCAGACACAGTTTACGGTGGATCAGCTTGTCCTGAAAGGAGAGCTGTTTTTACCGGACACGCCCCGGCCCCCTGTGGTGGTGGGATCCCACGGGTTGGAAGGCAGCCGGTTTTCCGCCAAACAACAGGTGCTGTCCCGGTTGCTGCCGGAAAACGGCATGGCTTTTTTTCGGTTCGATCACCGGGGTTGCGGGGACAGCCAGGGCGATTTTGTTTGGGAGACCTCCCTTGAAAAGCGGTCCCGGGATTTTCTGGCGGCCGTGGCCCATGTGAAAGATCTGAACAAAACCGGACCTCAGCTGGGTGTATTTGGTTCCTCCATGGGCGGGGCCACCTGCATCAACGCCTGGCAGACCCTGGAGAACACTTTTGGCCGCCTGGCCGGGGGGGTGCTGTGTGCGGCCCCGCTGAAAAGCCGGACCATTCACAATATTCCCACCCGGGCCACCGAAACGAGACCGGCCCTGCCCCTGGCGTTTTTTGAAAAAAACCTGTTGTTTGACCTGACAGACAAAGCCTTTTCACTCCATCATGTGCTTGTTTTTCATGGAGATGCAGACCGGATCGTCCCCGTGGAAAACGCCCGGATCCTGCTGGAAACCATGCAGTCTCCCAAACACATCATCATTCAGAAATACGGGGATCACTCCATGTCAGCGCCCCGGGATCAGGCGGAATTTGAAACAAAAGCCCTGGCCTGGTTTACGCAGATATTTCACCTGTCAGATGCCGCCTGA